One genomic window of Corticium candelabrum chromosome 21, ooCorCand1.1, whole genome shotgun sequence includes the following:
- the LOC134196573 gene encoding ribonuclease P protein subunit p38-like, whose translation MAKSVFGRKAGALRQKPSVTVKTMLESPFQPTWPHISSDVEEEILGRLVSCFQSLPPYPSNKKNSKKVEQDVSIVVPTWRRDIVVGINEVTRSLERDELMLVIVDKSVRPVLLLEHLVPLASHRRCYAVALNRLGEMIGRLLAVKRVSALGFKKSDKVKGEFDDVMAYIKSTTTPDLPQTPNSDTQTALSLPHKDTTEPSNTKQTSTTTPQEQSSSQEEMETLTHDTHAQSVPSLPQTITSESRKRHLEQGVSSRVDIPYVKAKIKRVESASDTKPSSSRILSLNKL comes from the exons ATGGCAAAGTCCGTTTTCGGTAGAAAAGCTGGGGCTCTGCGTCAAAAGCCGTCAGTCACAGTTAAAACGATGCTGGAATCTCCTTTCCAACCTACCTG GCCGCACATTTCTTCGGATGTTGAAGAAGAGATACTTGGAAGGCTAGTCAG TTGTTTTCAATCACTGCCCCCTTATCCTTCTAACAAGAAAAATTCAAAGAAAGTTGAGCAAGATGTCTCGATTGTTGTGCCCACATGGCGACGTGATATTGTTGTTGGAATCAATGAGGTGACTCGATCATTGGAGAGAGATGAGCTGATGCTGGTTATTGTGGATAAGAGTGTGAGGCCGGTGCTTCTGCTGGAGCATCTTGTACCTCTGGCTTCTCACCGACGTTGTTATGCGGTCGCCTTGAACAGACTTGGTGAGATGATTGGTCGTCTTCTTGCAGTGAAGAGAGTGTCGGCTCTTGGGTTtaag AAATCAGACAAAGTAAAGGGAgaatttgatgacgtcatggcATACATCAAGTCAACGACCACCCCCGACCTtccacaaacaccaaattcTGATACACAAACTGCATTGTCGTTACCACACAAAGACACTACAGAACCTTCGAATACAAAGCAAACATCGACTACGACACCACAAGAGCAATCCTCGTCACAGGAAGAAATGGAGACTTTAACACAcgatacgcatgcgcaatcagTGCCATCTCTGCCACAAACGATTACCTCCGAGTCACGGAAAAGACACTTGGAACAAGGTGTGTCATCACGTGTAGACATCCCGTATGTTAAGGCAAAGATCAAGCGAGTCGAATCGGCGAGTGACACAAAACCAAGTAGTTCCCGGATACTTTCTTTGAACAAATTGTAG
- the LOC134196257 gene encoding ribonuclease H2 subunit B-like, with protein sequence MSKARERRQWVLIGPTSELQHVERTTDCGRSDATFVTLRHPKKGSGARFLLTNGGRRIQEVLKYDDPPKSWLINNSVQKDGSLHLATPIDPVFLILPYLEKSKKHFTTLDNIMSCDDFPSSGCLCDVEGTAQLAHVCDVRDAVDMKVYRLNETKTLVWLQKKVDQLVAKLKEMAHVNVGSVAKAAMFVQSKRTATTQTQSDYVRYAVGIISEYLNEFWVRRLHEVYSTVFEVETPEATEPEPKKTKLDDHVTTECIEDYTKGNTATHEEPVKKVKVTVAQRSLNKVDKTGMKSISSFFHRKGKT encoded by the exons ATGTCAAAAGCTCGAGAACGACGCCAGTGGGTGCTTATCGGGCCGA CGTCTGAATTGCAACACGTCGAGCGTACGACCGACTGCGGTCGAAGTGATGCGACATTCGTGACGCTACGGCATCCAAAGAAAG GGTCGGGCGCTCGGTTTCTGCTCACGAACGGTGGAAGAAGAATACAAGAAGTGCTGAAATACGACGACCCGCCGAAATCGTGGTTGATCAACAACTCAGTCCAAAAAG ATGGTAGTTTGCATCTGGCAACGCCCATCGATCCCGTCTTTCTCATTCTCCCGTATCTCGAAAAGTCG AAGAAGCACTTTACGACGCTTGACAACATAATGTCATGCGACGACTTTCCGTCGTCCGGCTGTTTGTGCGACGTTGAAGGGACCGCACAGCTTGCCCACGTCTGTGACGTCAGAG ATGCGGTCGACATGAAGGTGTATAGATTGAATGAAACGAAGACACTCGTGTGGCTTCAGAAAAag GTAGACCAACTCGTGGCCAAACTGAAGGAAATGGCACACGTAAACGTTGGATCAGTTGCCAAAGCAGCAATGTTTGTCCAAAGCAAACGCACcgcaacaacacaaacacaga GTGACTACGTTCGCTATGCTGTGGGCATTATTTCTGAATACCTCAATGAATTCTGGGTGAGAAGGCTACACGAAGTCTACAG CACCGTATTCGAAGTGGAAACTCCAGAAGCGACAGAACCGGAGCCAAAG aaaacaaagttAGACGATCACGTGACAACAGAGTGTATCGAAGACTACACAAAGGgaaacacagcaacacacgAAGAGCCAGTAAAGAAG GTGAAGGTGACCGTAGCGCAAAGGTCACTCAATAAAGTGGACAAGACGGGTATGAAGAGCATCTCGTCGTTCTTCCATCGCAAGGGTAAAACATAG